One window of the Helicoverpa zea isolate HzStark_Cry1AcR chromosome 7, ilHelZeax1.1, whole genome shotgun sequence genome contains the following:
- the LOC124631684 gene encoding uncharacterized protein LOC124631684 isoform X5 → MNAKPQLEDFLNYIENRANALENVEQGHQPHPGNSSSKVAAVATTGATCTYCKSYEHKLFNCKKFQLLPANDRYTFAKEKKVCMICLGQHGGKCRFHFRCSECKKPHNTLLHCNLSETPPAVTLSSNVDNNVLLPTAKIKVVARDGTQYIIKALLDSGSQVSFITTKVVQLLGLTPLQSDTCIIGITNEKSNIKYCIPIEIHSLNSPFKTTVTCHVLKDVTCKLPQNKFDVSRVIIPPNIILADDQFNVPSEINMLLGADVFFQTLLPNEQCMTISLPSHSNQSSAVPRSAAHPPQQPSSTQLHVFNTYFGHIVGGNLPPKCFRRRLGRFNRLC, encoded by the exons ATGAATGCTAAGCCGCAATTGGAGGATTTTCTCAATTACATTGAGAACCGAGCCAATGCACTGGAGAATGTCGAGCAGGGACATCAACCCCATCCTGGTAATAGTAGCAGTAAGGTAGCAGCAGTCGCCACTACAGGAGCAACATGCACTTACTGTAAGTCTTATGAACATAAATTGTTTAACTGTAAAAAGTTTCAGTTATTGCCTGCAAATGATAGATACACATTtgccaaagaaaaaaaagtatgtATGATTTGTTTAGGTCAGCATGGTGGCAAATGCAGGTTTCACTTCCGGTGCTCAGAGTGCAAGAAGCCTCATAACACTCTGCTTCACTGCAATTTAAGTGAAACCCCACCAGCTGTCACCTTATCAAGTAATGTTGATAACAATGTACTTTTGCCTACAGCTAAAATCAAGGTAGTAGCAAGGGATGGTACTCAATACATTATCAAGGCGTTACTGGACAGCGGATCTCAAGTTTCATTTATAACCACAAAGGTTGTTCAGCTATTAGGATTAACGCCCTTGCAAAGTGATACTTGTATTATTGGAATCACTAATGAAAAGAGTAATATTAAGTACTGCATTCCTATTGAAATTCATTCATTAAATTCACCATTCAAGACAACAGTAACTTGTCATGTACTTAAAGATGTTACATGCAAATTACCGCAAAACAAATTTGATGTCTCTAGGGTCATTATACCACCCAACATTATATTGGCAGATGACCAATTTAATGTTCCTAGTGAAATCAACATGTTATTAGGGGCTGATGTATTTTTCCAGACGCTATTGCCCAACGAGCAGTGCATGACCATCAGCCTGCCCAGCCACAGCAACCAGTCATCAGCTGTGCCCCGGAGTGCTGCTCATCCACCACAACAGCCTAGTAGCACACAGCTACACGTCTTCAACACATACTTCGGGCACATTGTAGGAGGGAATCTGCCACCTAAG TGTTTCAGAAGGAGACTCGGCAGATTTAATCGGCTTTGCTGA
- the LOC124631684 gene encoding uncharacterized protein LOC124631684 isoform X3, with product MNAKPQLEDFLNYIENRANALENVEQGHQPHPGNSSSKVAAVATTGATCTYCKSYEHKLFNCKKFQLLPANDRYTFAKEKKVCMICLGQHGGKCRFHFRCSECKKPHNTLLHCNLSETPPAVTLSSNVDNNVLLPTAKIKVVARDGTQYIIKALLDSGSQVSFITTKVVQLLGLTPLQSDTCIIGITNEKSNIKYCIPIEIHSLNSPFKTTVTCHVLKDVTCKLPQNKFDVSRVIIPPNIILADDQFNVPSEINMLLGADVFFQTLLPNEQCMTISLPSHSNQSSAVPRSAAHPPQQPSSTQLHVFNTYFGHIVGGNLPPKVSQQTCNSVVLKCELGLNETLAKFWTNEKVPERFVEQTSEQELCEKIFQSSVKLVNNQFEVPIPLKIPLSDVNDTLGESFHLALKRFLNLEKRLHSNPDLFMQYQNFIHEYLSLGHGHYVDIELYDLCKHAVYFLPHHAVINNNSKTTKLRTVFDGSMKTNKKVSLNDLQLNGPVVQKELFDIILLFRLGRYTFTTDIRRMFRNIKIDPQYTSLQNILWRDNPDEPVKCIRLDTVTYGLKSSSYLATRCIDELANKYEKLYPLASSIIKNNQYVDDIIYSNNNLETTVSARDQLRDLLKLGSFNTHKWSSNNENVLSTIPSNERHFDSLELQKDNYYMKALGLQINVKDDHFIISTPEPFDTKKVTKRSILSYIGRFYDPMGFVSPIVVTAKAIMQKLWLLNTGWNDSPPANVQQEWFNYTNNLAAMQPILLDRNISVSEGDSADLIGFADASSKTAYGCCVYLRVTDQTDKRP from the exons ATGAATGCTAAGCCGCAATTGGAGGATTTTCTCAATTACATTGAGAACCGAGCCAATGCACTGGAGAATGTCGAGCAGGGACATCAACCCCATCCTGGTAATAGTAGCAGTAAGGTAGCAGCAGTCGCCACTACAGGAGCAACATGCACTTACTGTAAGTCTTATGAACATAAATTGTTTAACTGTAAAAAGTTTCAGTTATTGCCTGCAAATGATAGATACACATTtgccaaagaaaaaaaagtatgtATGATTTGTTTAGGTCAGCATGGTGGCAAATGCAGGTTTCACTTCCGGTGCTCAGAGTGCAAGAAGCCTCATAACACTCTGCTTCACTGCAATTTAAGTGAAACCCCACCAGCTGTCACCTTATCAAGTAATGTTGATAACAATGTACTTTTGCCTACAGCTAAAATCAAGGTAGTAGCAAGGGATGGTACTCAATACATTATCAAGGCGTTACTGGACAGCGGATCTCAAGTTTCATTTATAACCACAAAGGTTGTTCAGCTATTAGGATTAACGCCCTTGCAAAGTGATACTTGTATTATTGGAATCACTAATGAAAAGAGTAATATTAAGTACTGCATTCCTATTGAAATTCATTCATTAAATTCACCATTCAAGACAACAGTAACTTGTCATGTACTTAAAGATGTTACATGCAAATTACCGCAAAACAAATTTGATGTCTCTAGGGTCATTATACCACCCAACATTATATTGGCAGATGACCAATTTAATGTTCCTAGTGAAATCAACATGTTATTAGGGGCTGATGTATTTTTCCAGACGCTATTGCCCAACGAGCAGTGCATGACCATCAGCCTGCCCAGCCACAGCAACCAGTCATCAGCTGTGCCCCGGAGTGCTGCTCATCCACCACAACAGCCTAGTAGCACACAGCTACACGTCTTCAACACATACTTCGGGCACATTGTAGGAGGGAATCTGCCACCTAAGGTATCTCAACAAACATGTAATAGTGTAGTTTTGAAATGTGAATTAGGTCTCAATGAGACACTTGCCAAGTTTTggacaaatgaaaaagttcCAGAGAGATTTGTTGAACAAACATCTGAGCAAGAACTttgtgaaaaaatctttcaaagtTCAGTTAAATTAGTTAATAACCAGTTTGAAGTTCctatacctttaaaaatacctttGTCAGATGTAAACGATACTCTTGGTGAGTCTTTTCACTTAGCattaaaaaggtttttgaatttggaaaagAGATTGCATAGTAATCCTGATTTATTCATGCAATATCAAAATTTCATTCATGAATATCTATCTCTTGGTCATGGTCATTATGTTGATATAGAATTGTATGATTTATGTAAGCATGCAGTATATTTTTTGCCACACCATGCGGTTATCAATAACAATAGCAAAACTACAAAGCTTCGCACAGTGTTTGATGGCtcaatgaaaacaaacaaaaaagtttctttGAATGATTTACAACTTAATGGGCCAGTGGTTCAAAAGGAATTATttgatatcattttattatttcgttTAGGTAGATACACATTTACTACAGATATAAGGCGTAtgtttagaaatattaaaatagaccCTCAATACACttcccttcaaaatattttgtggaGGGACAATCCGGACGAGCCAGTTAAGTGTATTAGATTAGACACAGTTACATATGGCTTGAAAAGTTCAAGTTACTTAGCAACTCGTTGTATAGATGAgctagcaaataaatatgaaaagttaTACCCACTAGCTTCATCCATTATCAAAAATAATCAGTATGTTGATGATATTAtatatagtaataataatttagaaacCACTGTCAGTGCCAGAGACCAACTTCGTGATTTGCTTAAATTAGGTAGTTTTAACACTCATAAATGGTCatcaaataatgaaaatgtgttAAGTACTATACCATCAAACGAAAGACATTTTGATAGTTTAGAATTGcaaaaagataattattataTGAAAGCCCTAGGACTTCAAATAAATGTAAAGGATGATCACTTTATAATCTCTACTCCAGAACCATTTGATACAAAAAAGGTTACAAAAAGGAGCATACTTAGTTATATAGGTAGATTCTATGACCCAATGGGATTTGTGAGCCCAATTGTGGTCACAGCAAAGGCCATAATGCAAAAATTATGGTTACTGAACACAGGTTGGAATGACAGTCCGCCTGCAAATGTTCAGCAAGAATGGTTTAATTATACCAATAATTTAGCTGCAATGCAGCCTATCCTATTAGATAGGAATATTAGTGTTTCAGAAGGAGACTCGGCAGATTTAATCGGCTTTGCTGACGCTTCGAGTAAGACAGCCTACGGATGCTGTGTGTACCTGCGAGTCACAGACCAAACAG ACAAAAGGCCTTAG